The proteins below come from a single Tissierella sp. MB52-C2 genomic window:
- the rsfS gene encoding ribosome silencing factor — translation MDLQKKLDIITKACEDKKGIDLKVLNITKLTPIADYFVIVSGNSSTQVMSIADEVEDKMLQAGSEEIIKEGYQSGRWILLDFNDIIVHVFHKEEREFYDLERLWSKEEEINNQN, via the coding sequence ATAGATTTACAAAAAAAGTTGGATATTATCACTAAGGCCTGTGAAGATAAAAAAGGAATAGATTTAAAAGTATTAAATATAACAAAATTAACACCTATTGCAGATTATTTTGTTATAGTAAGTGGTAATTCTTCTACTCAAGTAATGTCCATAGCTGATGAAGTAGAGGACAAAATGCTTCAGGCAGGATCTGAAGAAATAATTAAGGAAGGTTATCAAAGTGGAAGATGGATACTTTTAGATTTTAATGATATAATTGTCCATGTATTCCATAAAGAGGAAAGGGAATTCTATGACCTTGAAAGATTATGGTCTAAAGAAGAAGAAATAAATAATCAAAACTAG
- a CDS encoding RidA family protein, which yields MSLRFLSTDKAPGAVGPYSQGVKVENIIYTSGQLPIDPKTGELSKGDIQKETRLCLENVKAVLESGHASIEHLVKVTVFVTDMNDFPKINEVYQEFFGEHKPARSLVQVAALPKGADIEIEGIAII from the coding sequence ATGTCATTAAGATTTTTGTCAACAGATAAGGCACCAGGTGCAGTAGGTCCATATTCACAAGGAGTGAAAGTGGAAAATATAATTTACACATCAGGACAACTACCTATTGATCCAAAAACAGGAGAATTATCCAAAGGTGATATTCAAAAAGAAACTAGACTATGTTTGGAAAATGTAAAAGCTGTTTTAGAATCAGGTCATGCAAGTATTGAGCATTTAGTTAAAGTAACAGTTTTTGTAACAGATATGAATGATTTTCCTAAGATCAATGAAGTTTATCAAGAATTCTTTGGAGAACATAAGCCAGCCAGATCCTTAGTACAGGTAGCTGCATTACCTAAAGGTGCAGACATTGAAATTGAAGGAATAGCAATAATATAA
- the nadD gene encoding nicotinate-nucleotide adenylyltransferase has translation MKIAVMGGTFDPIHNGHLIVAEYVRTSLKLDKVVFIPSGVHPFKNNKNITEGKKRLDILSLAIKSNEYFDISAMEINREGITYTIDTIKELKKIYKEDEVYFIIGSDIIFEIEKWKGFEELVGLCKFILLYRPGKNEDKIENRIEELKKLYGLEFTRVEAPLIEISSTEIRERVKEDLSIKYLVPEIVEDYIYKHKLYSGEIVNG, from the coding sequence ATGAAAATTGCAGTAATGGGAGGAACCTTTGACCCCATTCACAATGGACATTTAATAGTAGCAGAATATGTTAGAACTTCATTGAAACTAGATAAGGTAGTTTTTATTCCGTCAGGAGTCCATCCATTTAAAAATAATAAAAATATTACTGAAGGAAAGAAAAGGCTAGATATTCTTTCTTTGGCTATTAAATCAAATGAGTATTTTGATATATCTGCTATGGAGATTAATAGGGAAGGTATTACTTATACTATCGATACCATAAAAGAATTAAAAAAGATTTATAAAGAAGATGAAGTCTATTTTATCATAGGTTCAGACATTATATTTGAAATAGAAAAGTGGAAAGGTTTTGAGGAACTTGTAGGGTTATGTAAATTTATATTACTATATAGGCCAGGAAAAAATGAAGATAAAATAGAAAATAGAATTGAAGAGCTAAAAAAACTTTATGGATTAGAATTTACAAGGGTAGAGGCACCACTTATTGAAATATCTTCTACTGAAATTAGGGAAAGAGTTAAAGAGGATTTAAGTATTAAATATCTCGTGCCAGAAATAGTAGAAGATTATATTTATAAACATAAGTTATATAGTGGGGAGATTGTAAATGGATAA
- the yhbY gene encoding ribosome assembly RNA-binding protein YhbY produces the protein MLTGKQRSYLKSIAHNMDPIFQVGKNGITENFIKQVEDALEARELLKIKVLNNSLLDATEVANEVAEATSAEFVQSIGNKFVIYKESEENKTIELPR, from the coding sequence TTGTTAACAGGAAAACAAAGATCATATTTGAAAAGTATTGCACATAACATGGATCCTATATTTCAAGTAGGAAAAAATGGAATAACTGAAAACTTCATTAAACAAGTTGAAGATGCCCTAGAAGCAAGAGAACTATTAAAAATAAAAGTATTAAATAATAGTTTATTAGATGCAACTGAAGTTGCTAATGAAGTGGCGGAAGCTACAAGTGCAGAATTTGTACAAAGTATTGGAAATAAATTTGTAATATATAAGGAATCAGAAGAAAATAAGACTATTGAATTGCCGAGATAA
- the obgE gene encoding GTPase ObgE, producing the protein MFIDVANIRVKAGKGGDGVVAWRREKFEPAGGPYGGDGGNGGSIILKADEGIRTLMDFRYKRSYIGQNGEDGRSKKQFGKGGEDIILKLPVGTLVKDQTTGGVIADLKEKDQTFVIAKGGRGGRGNARFATATRQAPGFAEPGKKGEERNIVLELKLLADVGLIGFPNVGKSTILSIISAAKPKIANYHFTTLKPNLGVVRIGEEKSFVIADIPGLIEGAHEGAGLGHDFLRHIERTRILVHVLDISGSEGRDPVDDFYKINEELSKYNEKLKDRPQIIVANKMDIPGAEEGLEKIKNEFEPKGYKVISLSAATLEGIDELKYEIWDLLMNTEIVYETFDEEFMHEEEDMNDSIIVKKEDGKYIVEGEFIDRLLSATYFDDVDSLRYFQDMLRKKGVIDELSDLGIKEGESVFICGYEFEFFN; encoded by the coding sequence ATGTTTATAGATGTAGCCAATATACGTGTTAAGGCAGGTAAAGGTGGAGATGGAGTAGTAGCTTGGAGAAGAGAAAAATTCGAACCAGCAGGAGGACCCTATGGTGGAGATGGAGGGAACGGGGGAAGTATAATCCTAAAGGCTGATGAAGGTATTAGGACTCTAATGGACTTTAGGTATAAACGTTCTTATATAGGACAGAATGGTGAAGATGGAAGGTCTAAGAAACAATTTGGTAAAGGTGGAGAAGATATTATACTAAAACTACCTGTTGGAACCTTAGTTAAAGACCAAACCACTGGTGGAGTAATTGCAGACCTTAAAGAAAAGGATCAAACATTTGTTATAGCCAAAGGTGGTAGAGGTGGTAGAGGTAATGCAAGATTTGCAACTGCAACTCGTCAAGCACCTGGATTTGCTGAGCCAGGGAAAAAAGGCGAGGAAAGAAATATAGTACTTGAATTAAAACTTCTAGCAGATGTTGGGCTTATAGGATTTCCTAATGTAGGTAAGTCTACTATTCTATCAATTATTTCTGCAGCTAAGCCTAAAATAGCAAACTATCACTTTACAACTCTTAAACCAAACCTTGGAGTAGTTAGAATCGGAGAGGAGAAATCTTTTGTTATAGCAGATATTCCAGGATTAATTGAGGGTGCCCATGAGGGAGCGGGATTAGGGCATGATTTTTTAAGACATATCGAAAGAACGAGAATTCTTGTTCATGTACTAGATATATCAGGCAGTGAAGGTAGAGATCCTGTAGATGATTTTTATAAGATAAATGAAGAATTAAGTAAATATAATGAAAAATTAAAGGATAGGCCACAGATAATAGTGGCAAATAAAATGGATATACCTGGAGCGGAAGAAGGCCTTGAAAAGATTAAAAATGAATTTGAACCTAAGGGCTATAAAGTGATTTCACTTTCTGCTGCAACTCTAGAGGGTATAGATGAGCTTAAATATGAGATATGGGATTTATTAATGAATACTGAGATTGTTTATGAAACATTTGATGAAGAATTCATGCATGAAGAGGAAGATATGAATGATTCAATAATTGTGAAAAAAGAAGATGGAAAGTATATTGTAGAAGGAGAATTTATAGATAGACTTCTAAGTGCAACGTATTTTGATGATGTGGATTCCCTGAGATATTTCCAAGATATGCTTAGAAAAAAAGGTGTTATAGATGAATTAAGTGACCTAGGCATAAAAGAGGGAGAATCTGTATTTATATGTGGATATGAATTTGAATTTTTTAATTAA
- a CDS encoding cation:dicarboxylate symporter family transporter produces MNTNFAVIINIIVMLAIIYGLVVMKKKRFSFTVRVLLAMGLGIIYGIVLQLIFGSSSDIVNQSNTWFSIIGTGYVRLLRMIVIPLIFVSITSAIINQDSKNLGKMATQIIAVLLITTAISAFVGAGTANIFKLSAEGLQSGENEQKAVANLETRLEDFKSKPIQEQIVEIIPTNPFYSMTGQGSSATLSVVVFAAFIGLATIGIRKKQPDSAENFTKLIISLHDVVMRMVTMILKLTPYGVLGLMTKIVSTSNFTEILRLINFVIASYVALLIVFIIHLVILAIFGINPIIYLKKAATPLMFAFTSRSSAGTLPINIETQVEKLGVSQGHANLSASLGTSIGQNGCAGVYPAMLAVMIAPTVGINPLAPAFLIKLVIVTSLSSFGIAGVGGGATFAALTVLSTMGLPVGLVGLLIAIEPLIDMARTMVNVSDSIVAGLISSKLMGELNVEVYNSEVNAEG; encoded by the coding sequence ATGAATACAAATTTTGCAGTAATAATAAATATTATAGTTATGCTGGCTATTATTTATGGTTTAGTCGTTATGAAGAAAAAAAGATTTTCTTTTACAGTTAGAGTTCTTTTAGCAATGGGATTGGGAATTATCTATGGCATAGTGCTTCAGCTAATTTTTGGATCATCATCTGATATAGTAAATCAATCTAATACTTGGTTTTCTATTATAGGAACAGGTTATGTGAGACTTCTTAGAATGATAGTTATTCCACTAATTTTTGTTTCAATAACATCTGCCATAATAAATCAAGATTCTAAAAACTTAGGAAAGATGGCAACTCAAATAATTGCTGTACTTCTAATAACTACAGCTATATCAGCCTTTGTTGGTGCAGGTACAGCTAATATATTTAAGCTTTCTGCCGAAGGTCTTCAGTCTGGTGAGAATGAGCAAAAGGCAGTTGCAAATTTAGAGACTCGTTTAGAAGATTTTAAGTCAAAGCCAATTCAGGAGCAAATAGTTGAAATAATACCAACTAATCCATTTTATTCAATGACAGGTCAAGGTAGTTCTGCAACTTTATCTGTTGTAGTCTTCGCGGCATTCATAGGCCTGGCGACTATAGGTATAAGAAAAAAACAACCAGATTCAGCTGAAAATTTTACTAAACTTATAATATCTCTCCATGATGTAGTAATGCGTATGGTTACTATGATTCTTAAATTAACACCCTATGGAGTATTGGGACTTATGACAAAAATAGTCTCCACAAGTAATTTTACTGAGATATTAAGACTTATTAACTTCGTAATTGCTTCATATGTAGCTTTATTGATAGTTTTTATTATTCATCTAGTGATTTTAGCAATATTTGGAATAAATCCAATCATTTATTTAAAGAAAGCTGCAACTCCTTTGATGTTTGCATTTACGTCTAGATCATCTGCTGGTACTTTACCAATAAATATAGAGACTCAAGTAGAGAAACTAGGGGTATCTCAAGGGCACGCCAATCTATCTGCCTCATTAGGTACTAGTATCGGGCAAAATGGATGTGCAGGAGTTTATCCTGCAATGCTTGCAGTAATGATAGCACCTACAGTTGGCATTAACCCATTGGCTCCGGCTTTCTTAATCAAATTAGTCATAGTTACGTCATTATCTTCCTTCGGTATAGCTGGAGTAGGAGGGGGAGCAACATTTGCAGCTTTGACAGTTTTATCGACTATGGGTTTACCAGTTGGATTAGTAGGACTATTAATAGCAATAGAGCCATTAATAGATATGGCGAGAACCATGGTTAATGTAAGTGACTCAATTGTAGCAGGACTTATTTCAAGTAAGCTAATGGGAGAATTAAATGTTGAAGTGTATAATAGTGAAGTAAATGCAGAAGGATAA
- the yqeK gene encoding bis(5'-nucleosyl)-tetraphosphatase (symmetrical) YqeK, producing the protein MDKNLKESLIKNIGEKRYNHSLRVMEMAIELGRKYDVDVEKIKTAAILHDCGKLMERQILLKMAYDFGIILDTCMEHNLELIHGPLGSKLAEEKYKINDKEILDAIYYHTTGRENMTMLDKIIYIADYIEPYRSFPGVEEVRELAFEDLDRSVLLAMEKTIIFLIGENKIIHPDTIRARNFLVTKLNE; encoded by the coding sequence ATGGATAAAAATTTAAAGGAAAGCCTAATTAAAAATATAGGAGAGAAAAGGTATAATCATTCTTTAAGGGTTATGGAAATGGCCATAGAATTAGGGCGTAAATATGATGTAGATGTTGAAAAAATAAAAACTGCTGCTATTCTACATGATTGTGGAAAGTTAATGGAAAGACAAATTCTATTGAAAATGGCATATGACTTTGGTATAATCTTAGATACTTGTATGGAACATAACCTTGAGTTAATACATGGACCTCTTGGTTCAAAACTTGCAGAAGAAAAATATAAAATAAATGATAAAGAAATTTTAGATGCTATTTATTACCATACTACTGGTAGAGAAAACATGACTATGTTAGATAAAATAATTTATATAGCAGATTATATAGAACCCTATAGAAGTTTTCCTGGAGTTGAAGAAGTAAGAGAGTTAGCTTTTGAAGACTTAGATAGATCTGTTTTGTTAGCTATGGAAAAGACTATAATTTTTCTAATTGGAGAAAATAAAATTATCCATCCTGATACCATAAGGGCGAGGAATTTTTTAGTTACAAAGTTAAATGAATAA